From Pseudomonadota bacterium, a single genomic window includes:
- a CDS encoding peroxiredoxin, protein MVAKGMPAPDFTLPDSAGRLRSLAELLAAGPLLLYFYPADFTPGCTREACSFRDRYGDLQGVGLGLAGVSPQAPGSHERFRARHGLPFVLLADEDKRVIRRYGVDGPLGWGVRRASFLIDQAGLVIDSVRADLRIERHVAFVQAAVDWAGSTPSPAGAGRRDPGHR, encoded by the coding sequence ATGGTCGCGAAGGGAATGCCGGCGCCCGACTTCACGCTGCCCGACAGCGCGGGGCGGCTGCGATCGCTCGCGGAGCTGCTGGCCGCGGGGCCGCTCCTGCTCTACTTCTATCCGGCTGACTTCACACCTGGTTGCACCCGCGAGGCGTGCTCTTTTCGAGATCGCTATGGGGACCTCCAGGGCGTCGGCCTCGGCCTGGCGGGCGTCAGTCCGCAGGCTCCCGGGAGTCACGAACGGTTCCGCGCGCGCCACGGCCTGCCTTTTGTCTTGCTCGCCGACGAGGACAAGCGCGTCATCCGGCGCTACGGGGTGGACGGCCCGCTGGGCTGGGGGGTCCGGCGGGCGAGCTTCCTCATCGATCAGGCGGGCCTCGTGATCGACAGTGTGCGCGCCGACCTGCGAATTGAGCGCCACGTCGCCTTCGTGCAGGCCGCGGTCGACTGGGCCGGCAGCACGCCTTCGCCAGCCGGCGCTGGCCGGCGGGACCCGGGGCACCGGTGA
- a CDS encoding DegT/DnrJ/EryC1/StrS family aminotransferase: protein MRIPLLDLTAQYRSLQPELDAAVHAVLASQDLILGPEVAAFEREIAAYLGTPHAVGVSNGTDALILAFTALGIGAGDEVVTPAYSFFATAEAIVRCGARPVFVDIDPLTMQMDLDQAIARVGPQTRAFCVVHLFGRCCPVQPLRAAAPDLPVVEDAAQAIGAEVEGARAGALGALGCFSFFPSKNLGCFGDGGLVTTADAALAGKLRALRVHGQAEGHRHEHTLIGGNFRLDALQAAVLRVKLRHLDQWTARRSANAARYRERFAASAPQVLLPAPTTPGTRDVHNQFVIRVARDRDGLRDHLAARGIGTGVYYPRPLHLQPALAELGHRPGDFPHAEHAAATNLALPIFPELPAGAIDEIVETIAAHPAASSS from the coding sequence ATGCGCATTCCACTGCTCGATCTGACGGCCCAGTACCGCAGCCTCCAGCCTGAGCTCGACGCCGCCGTGCATGCCGTGCTGGCCAGCCAGGACTTGATCCTCGGACCGGAGGTCGCCGCCTTCGAGCGCGAGATCGCCGCCTACCTCGGTACACCGCACGCGGTCGGCGTCTCCAACGGCACTGATGCGCTGATCCTGGCCTTCACCGCGCTCGGCATCGGCGCGGGCGACGAGGTCGTGACCCCCGCCTACTCGTTCTTCGCGACAGCGGAGGCGATCGTTCGCTGCGGCGCACGTCCCGTCTTCGTCGACATCGACCCCTTGACGATGCAGATGGACCTCGACCAGGCCATCGCCCGCGTCGGGCCGCAGACCCGCGCCTTCTGTGTCGTGCATCTTTTCGGTCGCTGCTGTCCTGTTCAGCCCTTGCGCGCGGCGGCCCCGGACCTGCCGGTGGTCGAGGACGCCGCCCAGGCCATCGGCGCCGAGGTCGAGGGCGCGCGCGCTGGTGCGCTCGGCGCGCTCGGGTGCTTCTCGTTCTTCCCCAGCAAGAACCTCGGCTGCTTCGGCGACGGCGGCCTCGTCACCACAGCGGACGCCGCGCTGGCGGGGAAGCTCCGCGCGCTGCGGGTCCATGGCCAGGCCGAGGGGCACCGTCACGAGCACACGCTGATCGGCGGCAACTTCCGGCTCGACGCGCTGCAGGCTGCCGTGCTGCGCGTCAAGCTGCGCCATCTCGATCAGTGGACGGCGCGCCGCAGTGCGAACGCGGCGCGCTACCGCGAGCGCTTCGCCGCGAGCGCCCCGCAGGTCCTGCTTCCGGCGCCCACGACCCCCGGGACCCGCGATGTCCACAATCAGTTCGTGATTCGAGTCGCGCGCGACCGGGACGGGTTACGCGACCACCTGGCAGCCCGCGGCATCGGCACCGGCGTGTACTATCCGCGTCCGCTGCATCTGCAGCCGGCCTTGGCCGAGCTCGGCCACCGCCCCGGTGATTTCCCGCACGCCGAGCATGCGGCCGCCACCAACCTCGCCTTGCCGATCTTTCCCGAGCTTCCCGCCGGCGCCATCGACGAAATCGTCGAGACGATCGCCGCGCATCCCGCCGCCAGCTCGAGCTGA
- a CDS encoding outer membrane protein transport protein has translation MRRANHCSSRWKPRPTRHPALLALALALTASAMAHAAPLSGGRPGGLVLDGPATDHLAATILNPAALGLLRDSTVYFSATGDLQLGSAQRTPIDRSSGRALATPAALDQAGDRALRFAPEPWRRLTPQLFAAISSPLGSSSVVFGLSTRWQRDQASLLITDADPAVIDGALQSASRYHGAALSLTQLHITPAAAVRLFRGWWLGLSVSYIRSSVDLGLVRDAALIGGGQREGDEPLALDACGAGADAPRCDFEAPLAAEGIHVSGSTDALGAAIGLVGRLRADLDAGIAYVSAVGNPGSNDLRATGDATLYPASAVRDGVREALGLNAETTPILRGRSVINFRLPDILSVGARWRATTRVALEALVRWTRWGRHTRLDVRFSGVQLRLADRFTADRLILHRGFRDVVALQLGSALKLHPSLELQLAAQAASSAVDRSAVTALTIDGWNLDAFAALQWALQEGLKLRLGYGLLWMPPITTASSSFDPGLQTACADSGLDIERPECQATGEGRGVATSAGRYQRIGHRFDLGLSFAWH, from the coding sequence GTGCGTCGTGCAAATCACTGCAGCTCCCGCTGGAAGCCGCGCCCGACCCGGCACCCAGCGTTGCTCGCCCTCGCGCTGGCCCTGACGGCCTCCGCGATGGCCCACGCCGCGCCGCTGTCGGGCGGTCGTCCCGGCGGCCTGGTGCTCGACGGTCCAGCCACCGATCACCTCGCGGCGACGATCCTCAACCCGGCGGCGCTCGGGTTATTGCGCGACTCCACGGTCTACTTCTCGGCGACCGGCGATCTGCAGCTCGGCAGCGCTCAACGGACACCGATCGATCGCAGCTCCGGACGAGCCCTGGCGACACCGGCCGCGCTGGACCAGGCGGGTGACCGCGCGCTGCGCTTCGCGCCGGAGCCTTGGCGACGGCTCACGCCGCAGCTCTTCGCCGCGATCAGCTCCCCCCTGGGCTCGTCCTCCGTGGTCTTCGGGCTCTCGACCCGCTGGCAGCGCGACCAGGCCTCGCTCCTCATCACCGACGCCGACCCCGCAGTGATCGACGGCGCGCTCCAGAGCGCCAGCCGCTACCACGGTGCGGCGCTCTCCCTCACCCAGCTGCACATCACCCCGGCGGCAGCCGTCCGCCTCTTCCGCGGCTGGTGGCTCGGGCTCTCGGTGAGCTACATCCGCAGCAGCGTCGACCTCGGTCTCGTCCGCGACGCCGCGTTGATCGGCGGAGGCCAACGCGAGGGTGACGAGCCGCTGGCCCTCGACGCTTGCGGCGCGGGCGCCGACGCGCCGCGCTGCGATTTTGAGGCGCCGCTCGCCGCCGAGGGGATCCACGTCTCCGGCAGCACTGACGCCCTCGGCGCGGCGATCGGGCTGGTGGGACGCCTGCGCGCCGATCTCGACGCGGGCATCGCCTATGTCAGCGCGGTGGGAAATCCGGGGAGCAACGATCTTCGCGCCACCGGCGACGCCACCCTCTATCCGGCATCGGCCGTCCGCGACGGCGTCCGCGAGGCCCTCGGCTTGAACGCCGAGACGACCCCGATCCTGCGCGGGCGCAGCGTGATCAACTTCCGCCTGCCGGACATCCTTAGCGTCGGGGCGCGCTGGCGGGCAACGACCCGCGTGGCGCTCGAGGCCCTCGTCCGCTGGACGCGGTGGGGACGCCACACGCGGCTCGATGTGCGCTTCAGCGGTGTCCAGCTCCGGCTCGCCGACCGCTTCACTGCCGATCGCCTGATCCTGCACCGTGGTTTCCGGGACGTCGTCGCCCTCCAGCTCGGCAGCGCCCTCAAGCTGCACCCGAGCCTGGAGCTCCAGCTCGCCGCGCAAGCAGCGAGCAGCGCCGTCGACCGCAGCGCCGTGACAGCCCTGACCATCGACGGCTGGAACCTCGACGCCTTCGCCGCCCTCCAGTGGGCCCTGCAAGAGGGCCTCAAGCTGCGCCTGGGCTATGGACTGCTGTGGATGCCCCCGATCACCACCGCCTCCTCGAGCTTCGACCCAGGGCTGCAGACCGCCTGCGCTGATAGCGGTCTCGACATCGAACGTCCCGAGTGCCAGGCGACAGGCGAAGGACGCGGCGTGGCGACGAGCGCGGGCCGCTACCAGCGGATCGGCCACCGCTTCGACCTCGGGCTCAGCTTCGCTTGGCATTGA
- a CDS encoding protein kinase codes for MALPELFGGYLLHQPLAHSEVADVLAAQTTGDFPRPCAIKRIRPELATLPEFNDRFRDDAPLLLRLIHGGLVQVLEVGSVEGQPFVAMELVDGIHLGRLIDDVAHRGSLPCELALHVGIELCEAIGYLQLRRREQFQSAELAPDRAWPLEAMLSFDGVVKVIALGSCGALRIAQQRLADVLAAPGYAAPERVLQQPLDGRAEVFSVGLVLWELFAGQRLLTADAEGYIRGVLDGSWHAPLLTRPDVPSDIIRLVAQMLLIDREARPGTLEQARARLVASLRRLAPDFGTGAVAGLLLRRYPKLIGQTHQLAETLMRRALTVRANPVAHRTLSLGRSGLADRPRGPIKPLKPGARIPGTRYRMVRALGHGGGAEVIAAQHIDLDRQAALKILAPELALQSDAIAQFRLEARTCGRIGHPNIVDVIDFGELDDGRFFFAMELLRGETLAARLDRLSRLPAGEAIGIFRQITRAVQAAHEHGIIHRDLKPENVMLIEKDGRADFVKVLDFGVMAFAEDERGERVGTPGYMAPEQLVRAKPSTAIDIWALGATLYETLCGELPYAGETVETYQAQLRGSPAPALRSRKGGRDLPPPLERVVHRALERDPAARHPSAADFEADLVRAQRQAGIASPWDDLPLPEHVRDRRPSTPVDRVPLLRGRRRAMLAFAATALTVLAGLALGYFGSPARRAPREQARVRAATTLTTTGLPSPSATPPASAAAPGVAAPAPPAEAPARAGAGGAAAALGDSTTSATPRVATRPRPAPAPADLSASGQPALAARAADLVARGEVLLAQLQLRAADEAFRNAIAADALTAPAYAGLAAVAFQHGRYVDAVRAARQALAVDPRLVRAHLLLGDAYLQLQRRNEAIAAWRQAQRLDPGNRVASQRLARAEPNRAGAE; via the coding sequence ATGGCCCTTCCCGAACTCTTCGGTGGCTATCTCTTACACCAGCCGCTCGCCCACAGCGAGGTGGCGGACGTCCTCGCTGCGCAAACGACGGGGGATTTCCCCCGCCCCTGCGCGATCAAGCGCATCCGTCCCGAGCTGGCCACGCTGCCCGAGTTCAACGATCGCTTTCGCGATGATGCGCCGCTGCTCCTGCGGCTGATTCACGGTGGCCTGGTGCAGGTCCTCGAGGTCGGCAGCGTCGAGGGCCAGCCCTTCGTCGCGATGGAGTTGGTCGACGGCATCCACCTCGGAAGGCTCATCGACGACGTCGCGCACCGCGGCTCGCTGCCCTGTGAGCTGGCGTTGCACGTCGGAATCGAGCTCTGCGAGGCCATCGGCTACCTCCAGCTTCGGCGCCGGGAGCAGTTTCAAAGCGCCGAGCTGGCCCCCGACCGCGCCTGGCCGCTCGAGGCCATGCTCTCCTTCGACGGCGTGGTCAAGGTGATCGCCCTCGGCTCCTGTGGCGCCCTGCGTATCGCGCAGCAGCGGCTCGCCGACGTGCTCGCGGCACCCGGCTACGCGGCGCCCGAGCGCGTGCTGCAGCAGCCCCTCGACGGGCGCGCCGAGGTCTTCAGCGTCGGCCTCGTGTTGTGGGAGCTCTTTGCCGGTCAGCGCCTGCTGACCGCCGACGCCGAGGGCTACATCCGCGGCGTCCTCGACGGCAGTTGGCATGCGCCGCTGCTGACGCGCCCCGACGTCCCCAGCGACATCATCCGTCTCGTCGCCCAGATGCTGCTGATCGATCGCGAGGCGCGCCCGGGCACGCTCGAGCAGGCGCGCGCGCGCCTCGTCGCGAGCCTGCGCCGCCTCGCCCCCGACTTCGGCACGGGCGCCGTCGCTGGCCTGCTGCTGCGCCGCTACCCCAAGCTGATCGGCCAGACGCATCAACTCGCCGAGACCTTGATGCGGCGCGCGCTGACGGTGCGGGCGAACCCGGTGGCCCACCGGACCCTCAGCCTCGGCCGGAGCGGACTGGCGGATCGCCCGCGCGGTCCCATCAAGCCGCTGAAGCCCGGCGCGCGTATTCCTGGCACCCGCTACCGCATGGTACGCGCGCTGGGGCACGGCGGCGGCGCCGAGGTCATCGCCGCACAGCACATCGACCTCGACCGCCAGGCGGCGCTGAAGATCCTGGCGCCCGAGCTGGCCCTGCAGTCCGACGCGATCGCGCAGTTCCGGCTCGAGGCGCGTACCTGTGGGCGCATCGGGCACCCCAACATCGTCGACGTCATCGACTTCGGCGAGCTCGACGATGGCCGCTTCTTCTTTGCGATGGAGCTCCTGCGCGGCGAAACGCTCGCGGCGCGCCTGGACCGGCTGAGCCGGCTGCCCGCCGGTGAGGCGATCGGCATCTTCAGACAGATCACGCGCGCGGTGCAGGCCGCGCATGAGCACGGCATCATCCACCGTGACCTCAAGCCCGAGAACGTGATGCTGATCGAGAAGGACGGCCGCGCAGATTTCGTCAAGGTGCTCGACTTCGGCGTGATGGCCTTCGCCGAGGACGAGCGCGGCGAGCGCGTGGGCACGCCAGGCTACATGGCGCCAGAGCAGCTCGTGCGCGCCAAACCGAGCACCGCGATCGACATCTGGGCGCTCGGCGCCACGCTCTACGAGACGCTCTGCGGCGAGCTGCCCTATGCCGGCGAAACCGTCGAGACCTACCAGGCTCAGCTGCGCGGATCGCCGGCGCCGGCGCTGCGCAGTCGCAAGGGCGGGCGCGACCTACCACCGCCCCTCGAGCGCGTGGTGCATCGCGCCCTCGAGCGGGATCCGGCGGCCCGCCACCCCTCGGCAGCGGACTTCGAAGCCGACCTCGTCCGTGCGCAACGCCAGGCGGGGATCGCCTCGCCATGGGACGACCTCCCGCTGCCGGAGCACGTCCGCGACCGCCGTCCCTCGACACCGGTCGACCGCGTCCCCCTGCTGCGCGGGCGGCGGCGGGCGATGCTCGCCTTCGCTGCCACCGCCCTGACGGTGCTGGCGGGGCTCGCGCTGGGCTATTTCGGCTCGCCGGCCCGCCGCGCACCGCGCGAGCAAGCGCGCGTCCGCGCCGCGACCACGCTGACGACCACCGGGCTGCCCTCCCCGAGCGCAACCCCGCCGGCGAGCGCGGCCGCGCCCGGCGTAGCAGCGCCCGCGCCGCCCGCAGAGGCGCCCGCCCGAGCAGGCGCGGGCGGGGCGGCAGCGGCGCTCGGGGATTCCACCACCAGCGCTACGCCGCGGGTCGCGACGCGGCCGCGCCCGGCACCGGCGCCCGCCGACCTCTCGGCCTCGGGCCAACCTGCGCTGGCTGCCCGGGCCGCGGACCTCGTCGCGCGCGGCGAGGTGCTGCTGGCGCAGCTTCAGCTCCGCGCCGCCGACGAGGCCTTTCGCAACGCCATCGCCGCCGACGCGCTGACGGCGCCGGCCTACGCGGGCCTGGCCGCCGTCGCCTTTCAGCACGGGAGGTACGTCGACGCGGTGCGCGCCGCGCGCCAGGCGCTGGCGGTAGACCCGCGGCTGGTCCGCGCGCACCTGCTGCTCGGCGACGCCTACCTCCAGCTCCAGCGCCGCAACGAAGCCATCGCCGCCTGGCGTCAGGCTCAGCGGCTCGATCCGGGCAACCGCGTGGCCTCCCAGCGGCTCGCGCGGGCCGAGCCCAACCGCGCGGGAGCGGAGTAG
- a CDS encoding penicillin-insensitive murein endopeptidase — MRSAGTLLLSALLMAFAPARPATAYTYDHEVFPGETLGTIARAYRTTALKIQRHNRLRSTRVRAGQKLKIVTPAAVPQRRRGVYVVRAGDTPATVARRHKMALRLFARLNPGPRGRRLRVGQSVAVVVLKGRPEGRVSGLVQVGSGPGFEVRSTARAWGTTLTATRLGEVFGAFAESFPDTPPVRVHDISLPRGGWLPPHASHQKGRDVDICYPLRARYAGVSRPTPAMLDLERTWFLVKRFIDTGDVIYVFMDRRLQRVLYQYALENGESPESLRVLFEYPRRRASAIIRHDPGHQTHFHVRFRKASEPTPPQA; from the coding sequence ATGCGTTCGGCCGGAACCCTCCTCCTTAGCGCGCTGCTGATGGCCTTCGCGCCGGCGCGCCCGGCGACCGCCTACACCTACGACCATGAGGTTTTTCCGGGCGAGACGCTCGGGACGATCGCGCGCGCCTATCGCACGACGGCGTTGAAGATTCAGCGCCACAACCGCCTGCGCAGCACGCGCGTGCGGGCCGGGCAGAAGCTCAAGATCGTCACCCCCGCCGCGGTTCCTCAGCGGCGACGAGGGGTCTATGTCGTGCGGGCGGGCGACACGCCAGCCACCGTGGCCCGGCGTCATAAGATGGCCCTGAGGCTCTTCGCCCGGCTCAATCCCGGGCCTCGCGGACGCCGGCTGCGCGTTGGGCAGTCGGTGGCGGTCGTCGTGCTGAAGGGCCGGCCCGAGGGGCGGGTGAGCGGACTCGTCCAGGTCGGCAGCGGGCCCGGCTTCGAGGTTCGCTCAACGGCGCGAGCCTGGGGCACGACGCTGACGGCGACGCGGCTTGGCGAGGTCTTCGGTGCCTTCGCCGAGAGCTTCCCCGACACGCCGCCCGTGCGGGTGCATGACATCAGTTTGCCGCGCGGAGGCTGGCTGCCACCCCATGCCTCGCACCAGAAGGGACGCGACGTCGACATCTGCTATCCGCTGCGCGCGCGCTATGCGGGCGTGTCGCGGCCAACGCCGGCGATGCTCGACCTCGAGCGTACGTGGTTCCTGGTCAAGCGCTTCATCGACACGGGCGACGTCATCTACGTCTTCATGGATCGTCGGCTCCAGCGCGTGCTCTACCAGTACGCGCTGGAAAACGGGGAGTCGCCGGAGTCGCTGCGGGTCCTCTTCGAGTACCCGCGCCGCCGCGCCAGTGCGATCATTCGCCATGATCCTGGCCACCAAACGCACTTCCACGTGCGCTTCCGAAAGGCTTCGGAGCCGACGCCACCGCAGGCCTGA
- a CDS encoding sulfatase-like hydrolase/transferase — protein sequence MVERRHSHLRRALAAGAVLGVLGMLPLLATELAYVLVVRRPTFDDAWQLAAFVALLLTLPLGFAALTGPIAGMLLLAIGQLAERLAPRRVGVARVTARLVSVLALPGIAVIVAQLFAGRRAQQLPARQLVAAAIGLLGVGLTYGVVRAVLEARERLRLRRWREAHALLLASSLLLVGAGCYVADQRVLVGLYRFFHALLALAAVLCSQLAVTTLYAAWRPTHRRLGRLLKPRNALLLAAVLVTVSCWGLSRLQRSAPLRLLLLRHATLQQQLLRLAPLTRQDPSGAARLVPAGVAQPSATPLREGPHRGDASLLLISVDALRADHLGTYGYHRPTSPHIDQWARQAVVFERGYCPVPHTSFSLTSLLTGKHMYSATEARQRTLAAVLRRYGYKTGGFFPPAVFYIDGARFSAFAATKFDFEYLKYEFLAAEPRVDQVIDFLGREGQGKFFVWVHFFEPHEPYQSWPGLSFGARAIDRYDSEIAYTDRAIGRLIAYVRRAHPRTIVALTGDHGEAFGEHGAYYHGNAIYEEQVRVPMIISVPELPARRVPGSVQSIDLAPTMLSLIDVPVPAAMQGHDLGPWLVGEPPAHLPPAYFTIEDKKAVVDGQRKLIWDSAWGVTEVYDLLADPAERSNLSSRQPAVTGALRAQLDRALGEQSARRARSDGEGDAQRLLARARLRDLATVPGLLRLFRRRDSELRRQVVTALTALRSRDALPALREARSDPDPGVAIPALIGAALLGDRGSAGQVAALVQARGDLPPVLRRAALLALAGSADRRHRGPGLTLELAHLLQGSRDIYDRLELIDALGALGDARAVPALLQQLETVRTHLAAIDALGALRSPAALPELVALLRADRYTNARQHAALALGRIGDSRAIAPLQEAVRRELEGPAVAGALVALQTLGALPVAGLRPLSGRDAWDCGTARCRLVAEAHCGRREELLLLVAPTAASAGTTGWGEAGGALRVLCGDQAIGRIELGRVAERGHDRALELPALVAALGGQRGRLVLEAPRGSGGAPTVAVQVLALRPTPKAAVAVAPAQR from the coding sequence ATGGTTGAACGGCGACATAGCCATCTGCGTCGGGCGCTCGCGGCGGGCGCGGTCTTGGGCGTGCTCGGCATGCTGCCGCTGCTGGCCACCGAGCTCGCCTACGTGCTGGTCGTGCGCCGACCGACCTTCGACGACGCGTGGCAGCTCGCGGCCTTCGTCGCCCTCCTGCTGACCCTGCCGCTCGGCTTCGCGGCCCTGACCGGGCCGATCGCCGGGATGCTCCTGCTGGCGATCGGCCAGCTCGCCGAGCGCCTGGCCCCGCGGCGCGTCGGCGTTGCTCGGGTGACCGCGCGCCTGGTCAGTGTGCTCGCCTTGCCCGGCATCGCGGTCATCGTCGCGCAGCTCTTTGCCGGCCGGCGCGCGCAGCAACTCCCGGCCAGGCAGCTCGTGGCGGCGGCGATCGGTCTGCTTGGCGTGGGCCTGACCTACGGCGTGGTCCGTGCGGTCCTCGAGGCCCGTGAGCGTCTCCGGCTCAGGCGCTGGCGCGAGGCGCACGCGCTGCTGCTCGCCAGCAGCCTCCTGCTCGTCGGCGCGGGCTGCTATGTGGCCGATCAGCGGGTGTTGGTCGGGCTCTATCGCTTCTTCCATGCCCTGCTGGCGCTTGCCGCGGTGCTTTGCAGCCAGCTCGCGGTGACCACGCTCTACGCGGCCTGGCGCCCGACCCACCGCCGGCTCGGACGCCTGTTGAAGCCGCGCAACGCGCTGCTGCTCGCGGCCGTGCTGGTGACCGTCAGCTGCTGGGGTCTCTCTCGGCTCCAGCGCTCGGCGCCCCTGCGCCTCCTGCTGCTGCGGCATGCCACGCTGCAGCAGCAGCTGCTGCGCCTGGCGCCCCTGACGCGCCAAGATCCGAGCGGTGCAGCGCGCCTGGTCCCGGCGGGGGTGGCCCAGCCCTCGGCGACGCCGCTGCGCGAAGGTCCGCATCGCGGCGACGCGAGCCTGCTGCTGATCTCAGTCGACGCGCTGCGGGCCGATCATCTCGGGACCTACGGCTATCATCGGCCGACGAGTCCGCACATCGACCAGTGGGCGCGCCAAGCGGTGGTCTTCGAGCGCGGCTACTGCCCTGTGCCGCATACCTCGTTCTCGCTGACCTCGCTCTTGACGGGCAAGCACATGTACAGCGCCACTGAGGCGCGGCAACGGACGCTGGCCGCCGTCCTGCGGCGCTACGGCTACAAGACGGGTGGCTTCTTTCCGCCGGCGGTCTTCTATATCGACGGCGCGCGCTTCAGCGCCTTTGCCGCGACCAAGTTCGATTTCGAGTACCTCAAGTACGAGTTCCTCGCCGCCGAGCCGCGGGTCGATCAGGTGATCGACTTCCTGGGCCGCGAGGGTCAGGGAAAGTTCTTCGTCTGGGTCCACTTCTTCGAGCCGCACGAGCCCTATCAGTCCTGGCCGGGCCTGAGCTTCGGCGCGCGCGCGATCGACCGCTACGACAGCGAGATCGCCTACACCGACCGCGCGATCGGCCGGCTGATCGCGTACGTGAGGCGCGCGCATCCGCGGACCATCGTCGCCCTGACGGGGGATCATGGCGAGGCCTTCGGCGAGCACGGCGCCTACTATCACGGCAACGCGATCTATGAGGAGCAGGTGCGCGTGCCCATGATCATCAGCGTGCCGGAGCTGCCCGCGCGGCGGGTGCCTGGCAGCGTGCAGAGCATCGATCTGGCGCCGACGATGCTGAGTCTGATCGACGTCCCGGTGCCGGCGGCGATGCAGGGCCACGACCTCGGCCCGTGGCTGGTCGGTGAGCCGCCAGCGCACTTGCCGCCGGCTTACTTCACCATCGAGGATAAGAAGGCGGTCGTGGATGGGCAGCGCAAGCTGATTTGGGACAGCGCGTGGGGGGTGACCGAGGTCTACGATCTGCTGGCCGATCCGGCCGAGCGCAGCAACCTCAGCAGCCGCCAGCCCGCTGTCACCGGCGCCTTGCGGGCCCAGCTCGATCGAGCGCTCGGTGAGCAGAGCGCGCGGCGCGCGCGAAGCGACGGCGAAGGCGACGCGCAGCGGCTGCTGGCCCGAGCGCGGCTGCGCGACCTGGCTACCGTGCCCGGCCTGTTGCGGCTCTTCCGGCGCCGCGACTCCGAGCTGCGGCGGCAGGTCGTCACCGCCCTGACCGCGCTCCGCTCGCGCGACGCCTTGCCCGCGCTCCGCGAGGCGCGCAGCGATCCCGATCCAGGTGTCGCCATCCCCGCGCTGATCGGCGCTGCGCTGCTCGGTGATCGAGGGAGCGCCGGGCAGGTCGCCGCCCTGGTTCAAGCGCGCGGGGATCTGCCGCCGGTGCTGCGCCGCGCCGCCCTGCTCGCGCTGGCCGGCAGCGCGGACCGGCGTCACCGCGGCCCGGGCCTGACGCTCGAGCTCGCGCACTTGCTGCAGGGCAGTCGCGACATCTACGACCGCCTCGAGCTGATCGATGCGCTCGGTGCCCTGGGCGACGCGCGCGCCGTCCCCGCGCTGCTGCAGCAGCTTGAAACCGTGCGCACGCACCTCGCCGCGATCGACGCGCTGGGCGCCCTGCGCTCGCCCGCGGCGCTGCCGGAGCTGGTGGCCCTGCTGCGTGCCGATCGCTACACCAACGCGCGGCAGCATGCCGCCTTGGCGCTCGGCCGCATCGGCGACAGCCGGGCGATTGCGCCGCTGCAGGAGGCGGTGCGGCGCGAGCTCGAGGGGCCCGCCGTCGCTGGCGCGTTGGTGGCGCTGCAGACGCTGGGGGCGCTGCCGGTGGCGGGGCTGCGGCCCCTGTCCGGGCGCGACGCATGGGACTGCGGAACGGCGCGCTGTCGGCTGGTCGCTGAGGCGCACTGCGGCCGCCGCGAAGAGCTGCTGCTGCTCGTGGCGCCGACGGCGGCGTCGGCCGGGACGACGGGCTGGGGCGAGGCGGGCGGGGCACTCAGGGTGCTCTGCGGCGATCAGGCGATCGGCCGGATCGAGCTCGGGCGTGTCGCGGAACGCGGGCATGACCGGGCGCTCGAGCTGCCGGCCTTGGTGGCGGCGCTCGGCGGGCAGCGCGGGCGGTTGGTGCTCGAGGCGCCGCGCGGCAGCGGCGGCGCCCCAACCGTAGCCGTGCAGGTATTGGCGCTGCGCCCGACGCCCAAGGCCGCGGTGGCCGTGGCTCCAGCGCAGCGGTAG
- a CDS encoding FHA domain-containing protein — protein MRHFYCRDVLWDTFEQMANDFDCSIDYLVNEAMRHYARSKNYGASAQPPGAQPGAQPGGQHGGQHGGQHGGQHAGPPIGQGGGHAGGPPGGPGLAGQPPLRQPTMGSRRPPPPPAGGAAAVPRRPTQAPPPPEPRRPPSGGAPVAADLGDPGAGAGSMLYLVFNDQRIPIDKDQFVIGRGSKTSDLAIKDGNISRKHAAIIQRNGAFYIKDLGSTNGIDYKGMRIDNKRIDEGDVFHICDYELRFTYRG, from the coding sequence ATGCGCCATTTCTACTGCCGGGATGTCCTGTGGGACACCTTCGAGCAGATGGCCAATGACTTCGACTGCTCGATTGACTACCTGGTCAACGAGGCGATGCGCCATTACGCCCGCAGCAAGAACTACGGCGCGTCGGCTCAGCCGCCCGGTGCACAGCCCGGTGCACAGCCCGGTGGACAGCATGGCGGACAGCATGGCGGACAGCATGGCGGACAGCACGCTGGACCGCCCATTGGCCAAGGCGGTGGACACGCCGGTGGACCGCCCGGCGGACCGGGGCTTGCGGGGCAGCCACCGCTGCGGCAGCCGACGATGGGCTCCCGTCGCCCGCCGCCGCCGCCCGCTGGGGGCGCTGCCGCGGTACCGCGGCGACCGACCCAGGCGCCACCGCCTCCCGAGCCGCGACGTCCGCCCTCGGGCGGCGCTCCGGTCGCCGCCGACCTCGGCGATCCGGGTGCCGGAGCCGGATCGATGCTCTACCTGGTCTTCAATGACCAGCGCATCCCGATCGACAAGGACCAGTTCGTGATCGGTCGCGGCTCCAAGACCAGCGACCTCGCCATCAAGGATGGCAATATTTCGCGCAAGCACGCGGCGATCATTCAGCGCAACGGCGCCTTCTATATCAAGGATCTGGGCAGCACCAACGGCATCGACTACAAGGGTATGCGCATCGACAACAAGCGCATCGACGAAGGTGATGTCTTCCACATCTGCGACTATGAGCTGCGCTTCACCTACCGCGGCTGA